ATCGTCTCGCGCAGATGATGGCCCTCGGCACCAACGTCACGGCCTTGTATCCATACGAAGAATACGTCGCGCGTGAAGTGCGCGATGCCGACCTCGTGATTGGCGCGGTGCTGATCCCGAGCGCCAAGGCGCCGCACGTCGTCACCGCGGCGATGGTCAAGAGCATGGAAGCGGGCAGTGTGCTCGCCGATATTTCGATCGACCAGGGCGGTTGTTTCGAAACCTCGAAGCCGACCACGTGGAAAGATCCGACCTATGTGGTCGACGGTGTGACCCATTTTGCCGTGACCAACATGCCGGGTGCTGTTCCGCAGACCTCTTCGCAGGCGATTTCGGCGGCGATCCTGCCGTACGTGCAACGCCTCACGCGTGACAATTGGCGCCAGTACGCACCGCTGCAGGGTGGTGTGAATATCGCGGCTGGCGAGATTGTTCATCCGGCGCTAAAGGCAAACGTTTAATCGTCTGTGTAGAATGGGTTACACGATAAACCTAAGGTAAAATCAACTGGTGGCGCGCGAGTCAAAAAGTAAACCTGTCAAGGTGGGGATGGCCGATCACATGCAACGTCGCTTGCGCGAAACTGCGTTCCTGCTGTTGTTGCCTGTGGTCGTTTATATCCTCGCGTGTCTGCTCAGTTACAGCCCGCACGATCCGGGCTGGTCGCATGCCGGCCAGCCCGATCATGTGCAAAATTTTGGCGGCACGATCGGTGCGTGGACCGCCGATCTGGCATTTTCTTTATGCGGTTATCTTGCGTATGCGTTCCCGTTGCTGCTGCTGGTGATCGGCTGGAGCCTGTTTCGCGGTCGCGAAAGCAGCAGCGAATCGGCGCTCGAACCGAGTTTGCGGCTGATCGGTGGCGTGGCCTTTTTTGTTGCCGGCACGGGCTTGGCGCATCTGCATTTCACCGGCCCGACCAAGTTGCCCGAACACGCAGGCGGCATCTTCGGTCGTCTGGTCGGCGACTCGCTGATGCATGGCTCAGGTTTTCTCGGCGCCACATTATTTTTGCTGGCGTTGTTCCTGATTGCTGTGACACTCGCGACCGGGCTGTCGTGGTTTCGTTTGATGGATGCGATCGGTCGCAGTCTGCTGAACGTGATCGGCTGGTTCGGCAACAACGCACGCAAGGCGGAAGACTGGAACGTCGCCCGTGTGGCCAGAGTCGAGCGCGAAGTGGTGCGCAAGATCGATACGGTCAAGCAAGCGCGACGCGAGCCGATCAGGATTGAATCGACGCCAAAAACGATCGAGAAAAGCGAGCGCGCCCAGCGCGAAACGCAGATTCCACTGTTTGCCGGCTCCTCCGGCATCAGCGAGGTTCCGCCTTTGTCGCTGCTCGATGAGCCGAAGCAGCAGGTCAAAGGTTATTCGAAGGAGACGCTCGACGCGATCTCGCGCCAGGTGGAACTCAAGCTGCGCGATTTCCGCATCGAGGCGCAAGTCGTCGGTGCGTATCCCGGCCCGGTCATCACGCGTTTCGAGATGCAGCCGGCGCCGGGCATCAAGGGCAGCCAGATTTCCAGCCTCGACAAGGATATTGCTCGCGGCCTGTCAGTGACCAGCGTGCGCGTCGTCGATGTGATCCCGGGAAAGTCCGTGATCGGCCTGGAAATCCCGAATACCAATCGCGAGATCGTCTACTTGTCCGAGATGCTCAGTTCGGAAAAATACGACAGCATGAAATCGCCACTCGCGCTTGCGCTCGGCAAGGATATCGGCGGCGCGCCGGTGGTGGTGGATCTGCAAAAAATGCCACATCTGCTGGTCGCCGGCACGACCGGTTCGGGTAAATCCGTGGCACTGAATGCGATGGTGCTGAGCCTGTTGTTCAAGGCCACCAAGGACGACGTGCGCATGATCATGATCGATCCGAAGATGCTCGAATTGTCGGTGTACGACCGCATTCCGCATCTGCTCGCGCCGGTCGTTACCGACATGAAAGAAGCGGCGAACGCGCTGCGCTGGTGCGTCGCGGAAATGGAGCGACGCTACAAACTCATGGCTGCGGTCGGTGTGCGCAATCTGGCCGGATTCAATAAAAAAGTACGCGATGCCGAAGACAGCGGTCAGCCGTTGCTGGATCCTTTTTTTGTACCGAAACCGGATTTCCCTTCCGCCACCGCGCAGCCGCTGAAATCGCTGTATTACCTCGTCATCATCATCGACGAATTCGCCGACATGATGATGATCGTCGGCAAGAAGGTCGAAGAACTGATCGCGCGTCTAGCGCAGAAGGCACGTGCTGCTGGCGTGCATTTGATTCTGGCGACGCAGCGGCCATCGGTCGATGTCATCACCGGCCTGATCAAGGCGAATATTCCGACGCGCATCGCGTTCCAGGTGTCGAGCAAGATCGACTCGCGCACGATTCTCGATCAATCCGGCGCCGAGGCGCTGCTTGGTCACGGCGACATGCTGTACTTGCCGCCCGGCACGGCGTCGCCCGAGCGCGTGCACGGCGCATTTGTCAGCGATGAAGAAGTGCACAAGGTCGTCGCGCATCTTCGCGCGCAGGGCAGCCCCGAATATATCGGCGGCGTGCTCGAAGAAGTGCAGGCGCTGGCCGATGGCCGCGTGATCAACGAAAGCGGCCTGCCCGAAGAAGCCAGCAATAGCGACGATGGCGACTACGACGCGCTCTACGATCAGGCCGTGCAGATCGTCACCGAATCGCGGCGCGCCTCGATTTCCGGCGTGCAGCGTCGTCTCAAGATCGGCTACAACCGCGCCGCGCGCATGATCGAGAAAATGGAAGCCGAAGGCGTAGTCAGCGCGCCCGAACACAACGGCAACCGCGAGGTGCTCGCGCCGGCGCCGCCCAAGGATTGAACATGCAACAGCAGATCCGCCGAATTAGTGTTATCGCACTTGTGCTGGCGGCATATGCGTTAGGTTGGGCCGTGACGCATGTTTTGTCGCATCCCGCGCCGGCGTGGACCGCGTTGACGGATTTTTGCGTAACCATGCCTCTCATTGGCGCGTGGTTTGCACGGCGCACACCAAAACTCGCGTTGCGCCGGGCGTTACTGCTTTTTGGTATCGGTCTGCTTGCAGCGCGCCTGTTGTTGCCGGTCGAGACGCTGCCGATGTTTGGTGCATTCGCCAACTTGCGCACATTCGGTATGGCCATTCTCGGTTTGTTCGAAATTGGGGCCGTCTTGGCGATGCTGCGTATGCTGGTCGCATCGCGTGCCGACGAGAACCCTGAGTTGTTGATTGAGGCGAATATCTCGAAGCGATTTGGTGCCCATCCGGCGGCTGGAATATTCAAGGCCGAAGCGCGCATGTGGCTGCATTTGCTGTCGCGTCGACGCGAATGGAAATTCCCGGGCGTGATGCATTTCAGCTATCACCGACGCGACGGCATGCAGTCGCTACTATTCGGTTTCATCATCGTGATCCTGCTGCAAATACCGTTCGAGCACCTGTTGTTGAGTCTGTGGCACCCTGCTGCTGCGTGGTGCATCAGTGCGCTTTCGCTGTATTCCGTGCTGTGGATGATCGCGCATTATCGTGCTGTGACGCGGCGCCCGATTTCACTGGAAGATGATCGTCTGATCATACGCAATGGTGTGTTCGGCGATGTAGCCGTACCGCTGAATGCCCTTGCGCGCATTGCGCCCTTGCGCGCGAGCATCGACATGCATGCGAATCGACGCGTACCCGGACAGCGTCGCATCGGCAGCAATGGCAATCTGCTGATCGAGTTCCGCCAGCCGTTGGCACTGGCTTCCATCATCGGTTCGCGCAATTACAACAGCTTGCGCTTCGGCGCCGATACGCCGCAACGGCTGGTAGATGCAGTGAATGCGCGCCTTGTGCAGATTAACGCGCTGACATGAATGCCGATGCGGCGGTCAGCCATTCAGCCATGCGTTGCCATACTGGAAATCATTTTTCACGGACAATTTTCATGCGACTGATTGTTTGGCTGGTCTTGGTTTTGAACTGCATTCCGGTGATTGCTGCCGACACCGCGCGTTCGCGCATGGAAACTTTCTCGAAGGATTTGAAATCGGTTTCGGGCAGTTTTACCCAGCAGGTTTTCGATAACGCCAATCATGCGCGCGATCGCACCAGCGGCACGCTGTCATTGCAGGCGCCGCGACAGTTTCGCTGGGATACGAATGCGCCGTACAAACAACTCATCGTCGCCGACGGTGAGCGCGTATGGATTTACGATCCCGATCTGGAGCAAGTCACGGTGCGTAATCTAGGCACCGAAGAGGCGCATAGTCCGTTGACGATACTGACCGATCTCGATCAGCTTGATCGCCAATACACGACTAGCGAGCAGGGCGAGCATGACGGTTATCTCTGGCTGCGTTTGAAGTCGAAGGACAAGGAGCCGGAATTCGAATACGCCGACCTCGGCCTCGACGAACGCGGCCTGAAACGCATGGTCTTTCTCGACAAGCTCGGCAATCGCACCGAGATTGTGTTTTCGGATTGGCAGCGCAATAAAAAACTCAGCGCCGACAGCTTCAAGTTCGTACCACCGAAAGGCACCGACGTGATCGGCAATGCCGAGCCGACGAGCGAAGTTTTTCCGGTCAAGAATTGAACCGAACTTGCGCTTGATGCATCTCGTATGATGACCTAATGGCTCGTCGAATCCCGTCCAAGACACCCGAACTTTTTCCCGAACCGCAGGGCCTGAAACCGTTGGCCGAGCGCATGCGTCCGCGCTCGCTGGATGAGATGGTCGGGCAGGAGCGTCTGCTCGCGCCTGATTCCGCGTTACGGCGCGCGATCGAGGCCGGGCATATCCATTCGATGATTTTGTGGGGCCCGCCGGGCTGCGGCAAAACCACGTTGGCATTGTTGCTGGCGCGTTATGCCGATGCCGAGTTTCGCGCGATTTCCGCAGTGTTGTCCGGCCTGGCCGATGTACGCGCCGCGCTGGCCGAGGCCGAGGTGAATTTCGCGCAAGGCAAACGCAGTGTGCTGTTTGTCGACGAGGTGCACCGTTTCAACAAATCGCAGCAGGATGCGTTTCTGCCGCATATCGAGCGCGGCATAATTTTGTTCGTCGGCGCGACTACCGAAAATCCTTCGTTCGAACTGAACTCCGCGCTGCTGTCGCGCTGCCGCGTGCACGTGATGGATGCGCTGAAGGTGCCGGATATTGTCGCCGCACTGAAACGCGCGCTGGCTGATGCCGAACGCGGCCTCGGCGCAATGCAGCTCGATGTCGGCGATGATTCATTGCAACTCATCGCGCAGGCTGCCGACGGCGACGTGCGCCGTGCGCTGACCTTGCTCGAAATTGCCGCTGATGTCGCGGTGGATGGCGTCATCGACCAGCGCACGTTGGCGCAGGTATTGGCTGATCGTACGCGGCGTTTCGATAAAGGCGGCGAGCAGTTTTACGATCAGATTTCAGCGTTGCACAAATCGGTGCGCAGCTCGGATCCGGACGCCGCGTTGTACTGGTTTTCGCGCATGCTCGATGGTGGCTGCGATCCGCAGTATCTGGCGCGGCGTCTGTTGCGCATGTCGTACGAGGATATCGGTTTGGCCGATCCGAAAGCGATGTCGCTGGTGCTAGATGCGTGGCAAACCTATGAGCGTCTCGGCAGCCCGGAAGGCGATCTGGTACTCGCGGAAATGGCCGTCTATCTCGCGCTCGCACCGAAGAGCAATGCGATCTACGCCGCGTTTAATGCGGTCAAGGCCGATATCCGCGAGCACGGCACGCTCGATGTGCCAATGCATTTGCGCAACGCGCCGACCAAACTCATGAAAGAGATCGGCTACGGCAAGGGTTATCAGTACGATCACGATCTGCAGGGCGGCGTTGCGCTCGATCAACAATGCCTGCCGGATGTGATCGCGGGGCGCGAGTATTACCAGCCGACCGAGCGTGGTCTCGAGCAGCGCATCCGCGAAAAACTCGAGGCCTTGCGCGCGCAACGGCGTAAAGCGCGTGGCGAGCAATAAGCGCGAATGGACTCTCGGATGATCGCGGCGTTTGCACAGCCACTAGCGCAACCGCGATAATCCGCACCCTTGTCGCAAACCCAGGATTCACGCAATGCTCGATCCCGCCCTGTTACGCGGTCAGCTCGAAACGGTCGCCGCACGCCTGCGCGAAACGCGTGGTCTGACTTTGGATGTAGCCAGTCTGCAGACCTTGGAATCCGAGCGCAAAACGCTGCAGGCCGAAACGCAGGAATTGCAGAATCTGCGTAACACGCGTTCGAAGGCGATCGGCATCGCGAAAGGCAAGGGCGAAGACACGGCCGCGCTCATGGCCGAAGTCGCCGAGGTTGCCGACAAACTCAAATCCAACGAACAGCGGCTCGCAGAAACGCAAGCGAAGTTGCTCGATATCCAGCTCGGTTTGCCGAACCTGCTGCATGAATCTGTGCCACTCGGCAAGGACGAAAGTGCCAACGTTGAGATCAGCCGCTGGGGTACACCGCGACAATTCGATTTTGCGGTAAAGGATCATGTTGAACTCGGCGCGCGTAACGGCTGGATGGACGCCGAAGTCGCTGCGAAAATTTCCGGGTCGCGCTTCACTGTGCTGCGTGGACAACTCGCGCATCTGCATCGCGCGCTCGCGCAATTCATGCTCGATCTGCACACGCGCGAGCACGGTTATCTCGAATGCAATGTGCCGCTGCTGGTGAACGCCGAGGCGATGCAGGGCACGGGGCAGTTGCCGAAATTCGAGGAGGATCTATTTTCGATATCGGGCGAGATCAAACGTTATCTGATTCCGACAGCCGAAGTGTCGCTGACCAATCTCGTCGCCGGCGAGATCGTTGATGCCGAAAAATTGCCGATGAAACTCACCGCGCATTCGATGTGCTTCCGCGCTGAGGCCGGATCGTACGGGCGCGATGTGCGCGGCATGATCCGCCAGCATCAGTTCGAGAAAGTCGAGCTTGTGCAGATCGCAAAACCTGCTGAATCCGAAGCCGCGCACGAAGCCATGACCGGCCACGCCGAGCGCGTTTTGCAAGCGCTGGAATTGCCGTATCGCAAACTGCTTTTGTGCACTGGCGACATGGGCTTTTCTGCGGCCAAGACCTACGATCTCGAAGTTTGGTTGCCAGCGCAGAATTCGTACCGCGAGATTTCGTCGTGCTCCAATTGCACCGATTTCCAGGCGCGCCGCATGCAGGCACGCTGGCGCAATCCGGAAACCGGAAAACCCGAGTTGGTACACACGCTCAACGGCTCCGGTGTCGCCATTGGTCGCGCGCTTGTCGCGGTGATGGAAAACAACCAGCAGGCCGATGGCAGCATTCGAGTACCGAAAATTTTGCAGCCGTACATGGGCGGACTGGAAGTAATCAGCTAAACTATCGCTATCGATGAATTCGCCGTAGCGTTTAAAAGAGCGTCATCCCAGCGAAGGCTGGGATCCAGTTCTTCAAGCCTACGGCATAGCGATGAGATAGATCTAGGTGCCGCGCGCAACGCGCCAGTGCCGCAAAAAGTTTATGGAGAGGTGGCCGAGCGGTTTGAGGCTGTGGTGCAGGACCACCACAGAACAGCGGAGCTGGCCCGAAGGGCGTAGGGCAGGATGCCCGGAGTCAAACTGCCGTGGGGCGCGCAACGCGCAACGCGCGCCTGCGGTGCGAAAAGTTTTATGGAGAGGTGGCCGAGTGGTTTAAGGCAGCAGTCTTGAAAACTGCCGTGGATGTGAGTCCACCGTGGGTTCGAATCCCACCCTCTCCGCCAATTTTCAATGTGACTCATTGTGATGATAGGCGGGAAATGCTAATAATCCCGGGGTACTGCATACATCCCAATATGCGAGTATTAAATAGGGTTGCGTTTTTTTGTATAGCGTGGTGAAGAAATGTATGAACTTGAGCGGTCGTTGCCACCTGATTCAGAATTGCTGCTTGATCTCGCCATCGACTCATGGAAGTTCGCACGTCTTTTTAGCCGCGTACTCACAAAGCTGGAAGCGGGAGAGCACAATCGTTTCGCCAACCAGCTGCTCTATTTCCAACGCCGCATTGACAGCACCTTGAGTGCAATAGGCGCGCGGTTGGAATCCCTGGAAGGATTGCCCTTTGAAGCGGGCATGGCAGCGTCGCCACTGAACTTGCAGGATTTCCAAGATGGCGACTTGCTCGTCATCGACCAGATGCTTGAGCCTATAGTCATGGGTCCTGAAGGTGTGCTTCGGATGGGCACACTGATGTTGAGGAAAGTTTGATGCCGTACTACGCAGGAATTGATCTCGGAACAACCAACAGCGCCATCTATACCTTTGATGGCGAAACCTTGAAGCTTTGGAAGAGCCCGGACGGCAAAGATGTAACACCTTCAGCCATCTATTTTGATCGCCGAAGCAAATACTTCGGAACCCGAGCCTATGACATGGTCCCCCAAGACAAGGAACGTGCGGCCATCCTCTTCAAGCGCGTCATGGGGACAAGCACGCCGATCAAAATCAAAGGCCTATCAGAGGCACTAACCCCAGAGCAATGCTCTGCGGAAATCTTGAAAGTGTTGTTCGGCTACCTACCAGAAGAGATTCGTTCTCAAGTGGCTGGTACCGTTATTACGGTGCCAGCCGCCTTCAATCAAATGCAGAAAGACGCGACAATGCAGGCTGCAGAGCTCGCCGGGATAGGGGCAGTTCAGCTAATGCAGGAGCCAGTCGCGGCTGTGATGAGCGTCATGCGGGCGCGCCCATCGAATGGCACGTTCATCATTTATGACCTGGGTGGCGGCACCTTGGACGTCGCAATCGCCGAGGGAATAGATGGTCGTGTAAGCCTGTCCGCTCACGGTGGCATCGAGATGTGTGGCGGCCGTGATTGGGACAGAGCAATCGTCACCAACGTTGTACGCCCGTGGCTGGAAAAGAATTTCAAGCTCCCAGAGGACGTTGCCGTCGATCCGAAGTACAAGCGGTTGATCGCAATGTTGCCATGGGCGGCCGAGAAAGCAAAAATCGATCTGTCTTCTCGCAGTGATGCGCTAGTTAGCCTCTCAGAGGCCGAAGTGCGCTTGCAGGATATCAACGGTACCGATATCTACGTTGAGGCACCAATAACACGCGAAGTGCTTGATCAATTGATCGACGAACAACTCAAAGCGTCGATCGAAGCTGTTCGCGAGACAATGAACAAGGCTGGTCTTTCCTCCCAAGATATCGACCGTGTTGTATTCGTCGGCGGGCCGACGCAATACAAAACAGTGCGAGATCGCGTTGCTTTCGAACTAGGAATTTCAGGTGCGATGGACGTGGACCCAATGACGGCCGTTGCCGCTGGCGCAGCGGTCTTCGCCGAATCCGTTGACTGGGCATCTGCTCGCCGTGGTAGAAAATCGAACCGCGGTTCTATTGCAATGGGCAATGAGTTGGCGGTCAGCTTCCATTTCAACTCACGTACCCCGAATGTGCGCGCGCAATTCTTGGTGACGGTAACTGGGCAAGTCGATCCAGGGGCGGAGTTCCAAATCGAGAGCCTCGAAACAGGTTGGAGCTCCGGCCGATTGGTCCTCAAAGATGGGGCAAGTGTGGACCTCATGCTTTCGAAGTTAGGCGAGAACCAATTCAAGATTTTTGTCTTTGGTGCGGCCGGTGTGCCTCTAGCGCTGAAAACGGATCGAATTTCCATCACGCGCACCGCGGCATCAATCGACGCAATCCCAGCTTCTCACTCCATCGGAGTGGAGGCCAGAACCACGTCGGGCGGCGCCTCCGCAATGTGCTGGCTTGTGCGTTCTGGCGATCTCCTACCAATGAAAGGGCAGCGAAAATTTTTCGCCGACGAATCGCTGCGCGCCGGTTCCAATGGAGCATTGGTGTTCAAGCTCTGGGAAGGGGAGATAGTTTCCCCTGCGAGCCAGAACCGGCTCATGGGTGCGCTCAAGGTTAAGGGCACCGATATCGAGCAAGGTGTGATTGCGCGGGGCGCAGAACTCATCTGCGACTACGAGGTCTCGGATTCAGGATTAGTCACCCTTGAAGTTTCCGTACCTTCCATCGCAGGTACGTTTCGCTCGGGGCACAATTTCTATTCACGTATGGAAGGCCAAATCGACTATACCGCAGCTGGCAAGCTTGTCTTGGAAGAAGGGACGCGGCAACTTGAACGGCTCGACGCGATTGCCGAGAAGATCAACGATCCGCAGATTGAGGTCGCACGAGAAAAGCTTGATGACGCCTTATCGTTGAGCGAACAGGAGACTGATCCGGAAAAATCCAAACAAGCAATGGATCATGTCCACGAGGCCAAGCGATTGATTGCCAAAATTCGGGAGGCGCATCTCAAGGTCATGCGCAGGATGGATTTAGACGGCCTGGTTGAATACTTCAATGACTATGTTCGCGAACACGCCAAGCCATCCGAAGCTTCGCAATTTGAAAATGCTGTACGCAATGCTGGCCGAGCGATTGAATCCAACGACGCTGAATTCGAGAACCTCCTCGATGACTTGCGTGGCAAGAACTGGGACATTCTCTGGCGGCAGGACTCCTTCGTTCTCGCACGTTTTCAGTACTTGGCAAAATCTGCACACTTGTTCGTTGATCAGGTTGAGTTTACGCAGCTTGTGACGGTAGGCGAGCAAGCAGCGAAATCGGACGACATGCAAAAGCTTCGCGAAGTAGTGTTGTTACTGAACTACCGGCGCATTCGTGCAGGCGACGACGATATGACCTCCGACGCGAACATCATCCAAGCC
The sequence above is drawn from the Pseudolysobacter antarcticus genome and encodes:
- a CDS encoding DNA translocase FtsK, producing MQRRLRETAFLLLLPVVVYILACLLSYSPHDPGWSHAGQPDHVQNFGGTIGAWTADLAFSLCGYLAYAFPLLLLVIGWSLFRGRESSSESALEPSLRLIGGVAFFVAGTGLAHLHFTGPTKLPEHAGGIFGRLVGDSLMHGSGFLGATLFLLALFLIAVTLATGLSWFRLMDAIGRSLLNVIGWFGNNARKAEDWNVARVARVEREVVRKIDTVKQARREPIRIESTPKTIEKSERAQRETQIPLFAGSSGISEVPPLSLLDEPKQQVKGYSKETLDAISRQVELKLRDFRIEAQVVGAYPGPVITRFEMQPAPGIKGSQISSLDKDIARGLSVTSVRVVDVIPGKSVIGLEIPNTNREIVYLSEMLSSEKYDSMKSPLALALGKDIGGAPVVVDLQKMPHLLVAGTTGSGKSVALNAMVLSLLFKATKDDVRMIMIDPKMLELSVYDRIPHLLAPVVTDMKEAANALRWCVAEMERRYKLMAAVGVRNLAGFNKKVRDAEDSGQPLLDPFFVPKPDFPSATAQPLKSLYYLVIIIDEFADMMMIVGKKVEELIARLAQKARAAGVHLILATQRPSVDVITGLIKANIPTRIAFQVSSKIDSRTILDQSGAEALLGHGDMLYLPPGTASPERVHGAFVSDEEVHKVVAHLRAQGSPEYIGGVLEEVQALADGRVINESGLPEEASNSDDGDYDALYDQAVQIVTESRRASISGVQRRLKIGYNRAARMIEKMEAEGVVSAPEHNGNREVLAPAPPKD
- the lolA gene encoding outer membrane lipoprotein chaperone LolA; amino-acid sequence: MRLIVWLVLVLNCIPVIAADTARSRMETFSKDLKSVSGSFTQQVFDNANHARDRTSGTLSLQAPRQFRWDTNAPYKQLIVADGERVWIYDPDLEQVTVRNLGTEEAHSPLTILTDLDQLDRQYTTSEQGEHDGYLWLRLKSKDKEPEFEYADLGLDERGLKRMVFLDKLGNRTEIVFSDWQRNKKLSADSFKFVPPKGTDVIGNAEPTSEVFPVKN
- a CDS encoding Hsp70 family protein gives rise to the protein MPYYAGIDLGTTNSAIYTFDGETLKLWKSPDGKDVTPSAIYFDRRSKYFGTRAYDMVPQDKERAAILFKRVMGTSTPIKIKGLSEALTPEQCSAEILKVLFGYLPEEIRSQVAGTVITVPAAFNQMQKDATMQAAELAGIGAVQLMQEPVAAVMSVMRARPSNGTFIIYDLGGGTLDVAIAEGIDGRVSLSAHGGIEMCGGRDWDRAIVTNVVRPWLEKNFKLPEDVAVDPKYKRLIAMLPWAAEKAKIDLSSRSDALVSLSEAEVRLQDINGTDIYVEAPITREVLDQLIDEQLKASIEAVRETMNKAGLSSQDIDRVVFVGGPTQYKTVRDRVAFELGISGAMDVDPMTAVAAGAAVFAESVDWASARRGRKSNRGSIAMGNELAVSFHFNSRTPNVRAQFLVTVTGQVDPGAEFQIESLETGWSSGRLVLKDGASVDLMLSKLGENQFKIFVFGAAGVPLALKTDRISITRTAASIDAIPASHSIGVEARTTSGGASAMCWLVRSGDLLPMKGQRKFFADESLRAGSNGALVFKLWEGEIVSPASQNRLMGALKVKGTDIEQGVIARGAELICDYEVSDSGLVTLEVSVPSIAGTFRSGHNFYSRMEGQIDYTAAGKLVLEEGTRQLERLDAIAEKINDPQIEVAREKLDDALSLSEQETDPEKSKQAMDHVHEAKRLIAKIREAHLKVMRRMDLDGLVEYFNDYVREHAKPSEASQFENAVRNAGRAIESNDAEFENLLDDLRGKNWDILWRQDSFVLARFQYLAKSAHLFVDQVEFTQLVTVGEQAAKSDDMQKLREVVLLLNYRRIRAGDDDMTSDANIIQA
- a CDS encoding replication-associated recombination protein A is translated as MARRIPSKTPELFPEPQGLKPLAERMRPRSLDEMVGQERLLAPDSALRRAIEAGHIHSMILWGPPGCGKTTLALLLARYADAEFRAISAVLSGLADVRAALAEAEVNFAQGKRSVLFVDEVHRFNKSQQDAFLPHIERGIILFVGATTENPSFELNSALLSRCRVHVMDALKVPDIVAALKRALADAERGLGAMQLDVGDDSLQLIAQAADGDVRRALTLLEIAADVAVDGVIDQRTLAQVLADRTRRFDKGGEQFYDQISALHKSVRSSDPDAALYWFSRMLDGGCDPQYLARRLLRMSYEDIGLADPKAMSLVLDAWQTYERLGSPEGDLVLAEMAVYLALAPKSNAIYAAFNAVKADIREHGTLDVPMHLRNAPTKLMKEIGYGKGYQYDHDLQGGVALDQQCLPDVIAGREYYQPTERGLEQRIREKLEALRAQRRKARGEQ
- the serS gene encoding serine--tRNA ligase; this translates as MLDPALLRGQLETVAARLRETRGLTLDVASLQTLESERKTLQAETQELQNLRNTRSKAIGIAKGKGEDTAALMAEVAEVADKLKSNEQRLAETQAKLLDIQLGLPNLLHESVPLGKDESANVEISRWGTPRQFDFAVKDHVELGARNGWMDAEVAAKISGSRFTVLRGQLAHLHRALAQFMLDLHTREHGYLECNVPLLVNAEAMQGTGQLPKFEEDLFSISGEIKRYLIPTAEVSLTNLVAGEIVDAEKLPMKLTAHSMCFRAEAGSYGRDVRGMIRQHQFEKVELVQIAKPAESEAAHEAMTGHAERVLQALELPYRKLLLCTGDMGFSAAKTYDLEVWLPAQNSYREISSCSNCTDFQARRMQARWRNPETGKPELVHTLNGSGVAIGRALVAVMENNQQADGSIRVPKILQPYMGGLEVIS